A single Micromonospora sp. CCTCC AA 2012012 DNA region contains:
- a CDS encoding pirin family protein, with amino-acid sequence MDRTESMPAQTVPAGVADTDPGSVLLPGHDVPLGRYTTVRRLLPQRQRRMVGAWCFVDHFGPDDVAERPGMEVPPHPHTGLQTVTWLLDGEIVHRDSLGNVQPIRPGELNVMTSGHGIAHSERSPATHPPLMHGVQLWVALPDPARAGAADFAHHADLPAWRDGDLAVTLLVGELAGARSPAVVHTPLLGAQLAARGPAPATLPLRRDFEYGLLAMSGAARVDEVALAPGALLYLGAGRDAVTLHAEPGSRLLLLGGAPFEEPLVMWWNFVGRSHEEVAAAREDWMAGRRFGTVADDAAPPLPAPALPTTRLKARDRRGTLSG; translated from the coding sequence GTGGACCGTACCGAATCGATGCCGGCGCAGACCGTGCCGGCCGGCGTGGCCGACACCGACCCGGGCAGTGTGCTCCTGCCCGGGCACGACGTGCCGTTGGGGCGCTACACGACCGTGCGTCGGCTGCTGCCGCAGCGGCAGCGTCGGATGGTCGGCGCCTGGTGCTTCGTGGACCACTTCGGGCCGGACGACGTGGCGGAGCGCCCCGGCATGGAGGTGCCGCCGCACCCGCACACCGGGCTCCAGACGGTGACCTGGCTGCTGGACGGCGAGATCGTGCACCGGGACAGCCTGGGCAACGTCCAGCCGATCCGGCCCGGTGAACTCAACGTGATGACCTCCGGTCACGGCATCGCCCACTCCGAACGGTCACCGGCCACGCATCCGCCGCTGATGCACGGCGTACAGCTGTGGGTGGCGCTGCCGGACCCGGCGCGGGCCGGCGCGGCCGACTTCGCGCACCACGCCGACCTGCCGGCGTGGCGCGACGGCGACCTGGCCGTCACCCTGCTGGTCGGTGAGCTGGCCGGCGCCCGCTCCCCGGCCGTGGTGCACACCCCATTGCTGGGCGCGCAGCTGGCGGCCCGCGGGCCGGCGCCGGCCACGCTGCCGTTGCGCCGCGACTTCGAGTACGGGCTGCTGGCGATGTCCGGTGCGGCCCGGGTGGACGAGGTGGCCCTCGCGCCGGGCGCCCTGCTCTATCTCGGTGCCGGGCGGGACGCGGTGACCCTGCACGCCGAGCCGGGCAGCCGGTTGCTGCTGCTCGGCGGCGCGCCGTTCGAGGAGCCCCTGGTCATGTGGTGGAACTTCGTCGGCCGGTCGCACGAGGAGGTCGCCGCCGCCCGGGAGGACTGGATGGCCGGCCGCCGCTTCGGCACGGTGGCCGACGACGCCGCGCCGCCGCTGCCGGCCCCGGCGCTGCCGACCACCCGGTTGAAGGCCCGGGACCGGCGGGGCACCCTGTCCGGCTGA
- a CDS encoding DUF1345 domain-containing protein, producing MAPPTGRPDGHTPAALQLTVMGLAGVFCGGLFGVLVSPALGPLVGWDAAALAWLTLLWRRLWRLDADGTARLAVVEDPNRAVRDVLLLVACLASLVAVGVLLTTAHPLGPGLPLDTYGGLGVLSVVLSWFVVHTVFTTRYARLYYARTPPGGVDFHQAEPPCYADFAYLAFTVGATFQVSDTDLSGAELRRTVLRHSLVSYLFGAVIVAATVNLLAALAK from the coding sequence GTGGCGCCTCCGACCGGCCGCCCCGACGGGCACACCCCGGCGGCGCTCCAGCTCACCGTGATGGGGCTGGCCGGGGTGTTCTGCGGTGGGCTCTTCGGGGTCCTGGTGTCGCCCGCGCTCGGCCCGCTGGTGGGCTGGGACGCCGCGGCGCTCGCCTGGCTGACCCTGCTCTGGCGGCGACTGTGGCGGCTGGACGCCGACGGCACCGCCCGGCTGGCCGTGGTGGAGGACCCGAACCGGGCCGTGCGGGACGTGCTGCTGCTGGTGGCGTGCCTGGCCAGCCTGGTCGCGGTCGGGGTGCTGCTGACCACCGCGCACCCGCTCGGGCCGGGCCTGCCGCTGGACACGTACGGCGGGCTGGGCGTGCTCAGCGTGGTGCTGTCCTGGTTCGTCGTGCACACCGTCTTCACCACCCGCTACGCCCGCCTCTACTACGCCCGTACGCCGCCCGGCGGGGTGGACTTCCACCAGGCGGAGCCGCCCTGCTACGCGGACTTCGCATACCTGGCGTTCACCGTCGGGGCGACGTTCCAGGTCTCCGACACCGACCTGTCCGGCGCGGAACTGCGACGCACGGTGCTGCGGCACTCGCTGGTGTCGTACCTGTTCGGGGCGGTCATCGTCGCGGCCACGGTGAACCTGCTGGCCGCGCTCGCGAAGTGA
- a CDS encoding DUF2795 domain-containing protein yields MASYTDVLEYLSALDYPAGKDDVVREAEREGAPPEVLKALRALPPVDYANGTEVARSAGIDAAPELSPAQRAAQARDPHTRVSQHLRGI; encoded by the coding sequence ATGGCGAGTTACACGGACGTCCTTGAGTACCTGTCGGCGCTGGACTACCCGGCCGGGAAGGACGACGTCGTCCGGGAGGCAGAACGGGAGGGGGCGCCGCCGGAGGTGCTCAAGGCGCTGCGGGCGCTGCCCCCGGTGGACTACGCCAACGGCACCGAGGTGGCCCGGTCGGCCGGCATCGACGCCGCCCCGGAGCTGAGCCCGGCGCAGCGGGCGGCCCAGGCGCGGGACCCGCACACCCGGGTCTCGCAGCACCTGCGCGGCATCTGA
- a CDS encoding DUF2267 domain-containing protein: MNYDTFVDQVAQRTRTPSERAVELTHATLETLAERLTGGEVLDLAIQLPRPLQVVLKPSPDTEAADRFGAAEFVARVGQRAGVDGNVARDAVRAVFTTLREAISGGEFDDLVTQLPRDYREMVEPALAPGATLRRR, from the coding sequence ATGAACTACGACACCTTCGTCGACCAGGTCGCCCAACGCACCCGCACGCCGTCGGAGCGGGCGGTCGAGCTGACCCACGCCACCCTGGAGACGCTGGCCGAGCGGTTGACCGGCGGCGAGGTGCTCGACCTCGCCATCCAACTGCCCCGCCCGTTGCAGGTGGTGCTCAAGCCCAGCCCCGACACGGAGGCCGCCGACCGGTTCGGCGCCGCCGAGTTCGTCGCCCGGGTCGGCCAGCGGGCCGGTGTCGACGGCAACGTCGCCCGGGACGCCGTCCGGGCGGTCTTCACCACGCTGCGCGAGGCGATCAGCGGCGGCGAATTCGACGACCTGGTGACCCAGCTGCCGCGCGACTACCGGGAGATGGTGGAGCCCGCCCTCGCGCCCGGCGCCACCCTGCGCCGACGCTGA
- a CDS encoding CaiB/BaiF CoA transferase family protein, which produces MTADAPAPTGPLTGVRVVELAGIGPGPFAAMMLADLGADVVRVDRTSPAGFGSPPGDLLNRGRRSVAVDLKSPGGREVVLALVAGADALVEGFRPGVTERLGLGPQDCHRVNPRLVYGRMTGWGQDGPLAPSAGHDIDYLALTGALHGIGRAGERPVPPMNLLGDFGGGGMMLALGVVAALYAVRAGAPGQVVDAAIVDGVSVLSTQIHALRRFGMWQDPRGVNLLDGGAPFYDTYECADGRYVAVGALEPQFYAELVRLTGFPLAGDEAPDRNDPAKWPALREAWARLFRTRTRDEWTALLAGTDACVAPVLDWREAPEHPHLAARGVFVEHDGVTQPAPAPRFSGTPTALRRPPPTPGEHTDDVLVEAGFDADRIAALRASGAIG; this is translated from the coding sequence ATGACCGCTGACGCCCCTGCCCCGACCGGTCCGCTCACCGGCGTACGGGTGGTGGAGCTGGCCGGGATCGGCCCCGGCCCGTTCGCCGCGATGATGCTGGCCGACCTGGGCGCCGACGTGGTCCGGGTGGACCGCACCAGCCCGGCCGGCTTCGGCAGCCCGCCCGGTGACCTGCTCAACCGGGGCCGCCGGTCCGTCGCGGTGGACCTCAAGTCGCCCGGCGGGCGGGAGGTCGTGCTGGCCCTGGTCGCGGGCGCCGACGCGCTGGTCGAGGGGTTCCGCCCGGGGGTGACCGAACGACTCGGGCTCGGCCCGCAGGACTGCCACCGGGTCAACCCCCGCCTGGTGTACGGCAGGATGACCGGCTGGGGACAGGACGGCCCGCTGGCCCCCTCCGCCGGGCACGACATCGACTACCTGGCGCTGACCGGGGCGTTGCACGGGATCGGCCGGGCCGGCGAGCGCCCGGTGCCGCCGATGAACCTGCTCGGCGACTTCGGTGGCGGCGGCATGATGCTGGCCCTGGGCGTGGTCGCCGCCCTGTACGCGGTCCGCGCCGGCGCCCCCGGTCAGGTGGTGGACGCGGCCATCGTGGACGGCGTGTCGGTGCTGTCCACCCAGATCCACGCGCTGCGCCGGTTCGGCATGTGGCAGGACCCGCGCGGGGTGAACCTGCTCGACGGCGGCGCCCCGTTCTACGACACCTACGAGTGCGCCGACGGCCGGTACGTCGCCGTCGGCGCGCTGGAGCCGCAGTTCTACGCCGAGCTGGTCCGGCTGACCGGCTTCCCGCTGGCCGGCGACGAGGCGCCCGACCGGAACGACCCGGCGAAGTGGCCGGCGCTGCGCGAGGCGTGGGCGCGGCTGTTCCGCACCCGCACCCGGGACGAGTGGACCGCGCTGCTGGCCGGCACCGACGCCTGCGTCGCGCCGGTGCTGGACTGGCGGGAGGCGCCGGAGCACCCGCACCTGGCGGCCCGGGGCGTCTTCGTCGAGCACGACGGGGTGACCCAGCCCGCCCCCGCGCCGCGCTTCTCGGGCACCCCGACGGCGCTGCGCCGGCCGCCGCCCACACCCGGCGAGCACACCGACGACGTACTGGTCGAGGCGGGTTTCGACGCCGACCGGATCGCCGCCCTCCGGGCGAGCGGCGCGATCGGCTGA
- a CDS encoding TerC/Alx family metal homeostasis membrane protein, producing MSDLSYLSAGDLSSVGTPTLWAVTIVGVLVLLVLDFLVTRRPHEVSMREAIGWSAFYIALPLAFGGWIWSRFGSQQGVEYLTGYLVEKSLSVDNLFVFMLLLAAFAVPAVLAQRVLLYGIAGALVLRAIFIALGAAALQTLDFAFLLFGLILIATAVKLLRDAVSGHEQEVDINKMRSVKLLRKVMPVVDEYHGTRLTIRQAGRRALTPFALVVVAVLATDIVFAVDSVPAVYGITEDPYLVFATNAFALLGLRALYFVLHAALSRLVHLSYGLAIILAFIGVKLGLHWAHGIWAGVPEIPTLASLGVIIGVLVVVTLTSLRATRNAPPGEKEIVVERH from the coding sequence ATGAGCGATCTGTCATACCTGTCCGCCGGTGACCTGTCGTCGGTCGGTACGCCTACCCTCTGGGCGGTGACCATCGTCGGCGTACTCGTCCTGCTGGTGCTGGACTTCCTGGTCACCCGGCGCCCGCACGAGGTGTCGATGCGCGAGGCGATCGGCTGGTCGGCGTTCTACATCGCCCTGCCGCTGGCCTTCGGCGGCTGGATCTGGTCCCGGTTCGGCTCCCAGCAGGGCGTCGAGTACCTCACCGGTTACCTGGTCGAGAAGTCGCTCTCGGTCGACAACCTCTTCGTCTTCATGCTGCTGCTGGCCGCGTTCGCGGTGCCCGCCGTGCTCGCCCAGCGGGTGCTGCTCTACGGCATCGCCGGCGCGCTGGTGCTGCGCGCGATCTTCATCGCCCTCGGCGCCGCCGCCCTGCAGACCCTCGACTTCGCCTTCCTGCTGTTCGGCCTGATCCTCATCGCCACCGCGGTCAAGCTGCTGCGCGACGCGGTCTCGGGGCACGAGCAGGAGGTCGACATCAACAAGATGCGGTCGGTCAAGCTGCTGCGCAAGGTGATGCCGGTGGTCGACGAGTACCACGGCACCAGGCTGACCATCCGGCAGGCCGGTCGCCGCGCGCTCACCCCGTTCGCGCTGGTCGTCGTCGCGGTGCTCGCCACCGACATCGTCTTCGCCGTCGACTCGGTCCCCGCCGTGTACGGCATCACCGAGGACCCGTACCTGGTCTTCGCCACCAACGCCTTCGCGCTGCTGGGGCTGCGGGCGCTCTACTTCGTGCTGCACGCCGCGCTGAGCCGACTGGTGCACCTCAGCTACGGTCTCGCGATCATCCTCGCCTTCATCGGCGTCAAGCTCGGCCTGCACTGGGCACACGGGATCTGGGCCGGCGTGCCGGAGATCCCGACCCTGGCCTCGCTCGGCGTGATCATCGGCGTCCTGGTGGTGGTGACGCTGACCAGCCTCCGCGCCACCCGCAACGCCCCGCCCGGCGAGAAGGAGATCGTCGTCGAGCGGCACTGA
- a CDS encoding sulfite oxidase-like oxidoreductase, whose amino-acid sequence MSPGFQGRPRSAEPALPPGQYLTEDFPVLSAGPTPRVPQETWEFVITDETGAQFRWSWAELMGLPQETPTVDIHCVTRWSKLGTSWQGVSLDTLLDGIDTAADYALVHSYGGYTTNLPLDDLRDGRAWVAHTFDGAPLDREHGGPARLLVPHLYFWKSAKWVRGIRLLVDDEPGFWETAGYHDYGDPWREQRYQGD is encoded by the coding sequence GTGTCGCCAGGGTTCCAGGGTCGGCCCCGTTCGGCGGAGCCGGCCCTGCCGCCGGGGCAGTACCTGACCGAGGACTTCCCGGTGCTCTCCGCCGGCCCCACCCCGCGGGTGCCGCAGGAGACCTGGGAGTTCGTCATCACCGACGAGACCGGCGCCCAGTTCCGCTGGTCCTGGGCCGAGCTGATGGGTCTGCCCCAGGAGACGCCGACGGTGGACATCCACTGCGTCACCCGCTGGTCCAAGCTCGGCACCAGCTGGCAGGGCGTCTCGCTGGACACCCTGCTGGACGGGATCGACACCGCCGCCGACTACGCGCTGGTCCACTCGTACGGCGGGTACACCACCAACCTGCCGCTGGACGACCTGCGGGACGGGCGGGCGTGGGTGGCGCACACCTTCGACGGTGCGCCGCTGGACCGCGAGCACGGCGGTCCGGCCCGGCTGCTCGTGCCGCACCTGTATTTCTGGAAGTCGGCGAAGTGGGTGCGCGGGATCCGGCTGCTGGTCGACGACGAGCCGGGCTTCTGGGAGACCGCCGGCTACCACGACTACGGCGACCCGTGGCGCGAGCAGCGCTACCAGGGCGACTGA
- a CDS encoding ferredoxin reductase: MAAPTPGGRTGTPLTWRVARLVERRPETPTAQTLVLEVPGWPGHVAGQHVDVRLTAPDGYQAARSYSLAGPAEGDRIALTVQRVPDGEVSPYLIDVWAAGDPVEVRGPVGGWFVWRTTEAAPVLLVAGGSGVVPLMAMIRARRAAGSRVPFRLIYSVRTPADVIYADELRRRARDDQGLDVAYVYTRAAPDGWRGEPHRLGLADVNTHGWPPDLEPLCYVCGPTGFVETVADLLVGLGHPARRVKTERFGPTG; the protein is encoded by the coding sequence GTGGCCGCACCAACTCCCGGCGGGCGGACCGGCACGCCGTTGACCTGGCGGGTGGCCCGCCTGGTGGAGCGCCGGCCCGAGACGCCGACCGCGCAGACCCTGGTGCTGGAGGTTCCGGGCTGGCCGGGGCACGTGGCCGGGCAGCACGTCGACGTCCGGCTCACCGCTCCGGACGGCTACCAGGCCGCCCGGTCGTACTCGCTGGCCGGGCCGGCCGAGGGGGACCGGATCGCGCTGACCGTGCAGAGGGTGCCCGACGGTGAGGTGTCGCCGTACCTGATCGACGTCTGGGCCGCCGGCGACCCGGTGGAGGTGCGCGGCCCGGTCGGCGGCTGGTTCGTCTGGCGTACGACGGAGGCCGCGCCGGTGCTGCTGGTGGCCGGCGGTTCCGGGGTGGTGCCGCTGATGGCGATGATCCGTGCCCGCCGGGCGGCGGGCAGCCGGGTGCCGTTCCGGCTGATCTATTCGGTGCGCACCCCGGCCGACGTCATCTACGCCGACGAGCTGCGCCGCCGGGCCCGCGACGACCAGGGCCTCGACGTCGCGTACGTCTACACCCGGGCGGCACCCGACGGCTGGCGGGGCGAACCGCACCGGCTCGGCCTGGCCGACGTGAACACCCACGGCTGGCCGCCCGACCTGGAGCCGCTCTGCTATGTCTGCGGACCCACCGGCTTCGTGGAGACGGTGGCGGACCTGCTGGTCGGGCTGGGTCACCCGGCGCGGCGGGTGAAGACCGAACGCTTCGGCCCGACCGGATGA